The following coding sequences are from one Bacteroidales bacterium WCE2008 window:
- a CDS encoding Peptidase family M49: MRRYIFAAIFAAAVVSCGQPKTRLEANLDNYAVVHLEVPASINDISDNGKEVLNLYRFAADEADKIFWDQNFGDKALMDSLPEPARDFAMVNYGPWNRITGKPFVKGYGDRPFGSNFYPEDMTEAEFEAFADPAKNSPYTMIRRDEAGKLVAIPYHEAYKEHVDKIYNYLVAAADITIKPSVRNYLLKKAEALRTDDYYESELAWLDMNDSKMDLVIGPNEKDDDEYRGLKASYGAVVMLKDTLHTAMLSRYADMAPELQAMLPCDEKYKSFVPGSDNNIFACDVLYYAGNYNAGFKVIAINLPYDPRVQAERGTRTILFNNVIREKFNRTVFPVGQLLLESSQKAHLDVDAFYWNIAFREVAHGLGVKQTLDGRDVVDVLGADAYTLEEAKANILGVYLAKRLGERHVFPNLLQKEDFITTFVTSLIRSARFGVEEGTGKANVMIYNYLVEKEALVRNNEAGYYTIDYAKASEAIEAFAAEVLKLQAEGDAAAASAFVVKYSEMPASIKADVVALELEKIPVDIRFVFAK, translated from the coding sequence ATGAGACGTTATATTTTTGCAGCAATTTTCGCGGCTGCCGTTGTTTCTTGCGGACAGCCTAAGACCAGACTCGAGGCTAACCTCGACAATTATGCCGTTGTCCATCTTGAGGTCCCTGCCTCGATCAACGATATCTCCGACAATGGCAAGGAAGTCCTTAACCTTTACCGCTTTGCGGCCGACGAAGCCGACAAGATCTTCTGGGACCAGAATTTCGGCGACAAGGCTCTCATGGATTCTCTTCCTGAGCCGGCCCGCGATTTCGCCATGGTCAATTATGGCCCATGGAACAGAATCACCGGAAAACCTTTCGTGAAAGGTTATGGCGACAGACCTTTCGGCTCGAATTTCTATCCTGAGGATATGACCGAGGCCGAGTTCGAGGCCTTCGCCGATCCTGCAAAGAATAGCCCATATACGATGATCCGTAGAGATGAGGCGGGCAAGCTCGTCGCCATCCCTTACCACGAGGCTTACAAGGAGCATGTGGACAAGATCTACAATTATCTTGTCGCTGCTGCCGATATCACTATCAAGCCTTCCGTGCGCAATTATCTTCTCAAGAAGGCCGAGGCTCTCCGTACCGATGATTATTACGAGAGCGAGCTTGCATGGCTCGACATGAATGACAGCAAGATGGACCTGGTCATCGGCCCTAACGAGAAGGATGATGACGAGTACAGGGGTCTCAAGGCTTCTTACGGAGCCGTCGTGATGCTTAAGGATACTCTCCATACAGCTATGCTCTCCCGCTACGCGGACATGGCTCCGGAGCTTCAGGCCATGCTCCCGTGCGACGAGAAGTACAAGTCTTTCGTCCCTGGTTCCGACAATAATATCTTCGCTTGCGACGTGCTTTACTACGCTGGTAATTACAATGCCGGTTTCAAGGTGATTGCCATCAATCTTCCTTATGATCCGCGCGTGCAGGCTGAGAGAGGTACACGTACGATATTATTCAATAATGTCATCCGCGAGAAGTTCAACCGTACGGTTTTCCCTGTAGGCCAGCTTCTTCTTGAGTCTTCCCAGAAGGCCCATCTCGACGTGGACGCTTTCTACTGGAATATCGCCTTCCGCGAAGTTGCCCATGGCCTCGGCGTCAAGCAGACTCTTGACGGCCGCGATGTCGTTGATGTCCTCGGTGCAGATGCATATACTCTCGAGGAGGCTAAGGCCAATATCCTCGGCGTATATCTTGCAAAGCGCCTCGGAGAGAGGCATGTCTTCCCTAATCTTCTCCAGAAGGAGGATTTCATCACTACTTTCGTTACCAGCCTTATCCGTTCTGCACGTTTCGGCGTAGAGGAGGGTACCGGCAAGGCTAATGTGATGATCTACAATTATCTCGTCGAGAAAGAGGCTCTCGTAAGGAATAACGAGGCCGGATACTATACTATCGATTACGCCAAGGCTTCCGAGGCTATCGAGGCTTTCGCCGCCGAGGTGCTCAAGCTCCAGGCTGAAGGCGATGCTGCAGCTGCTTCCGCCTTTGTAGTGAAGTATTCCGAGATGCCTGCCTCCATCAAGGCTGACGTCGTCGCTCTCGAACTCGAGAAGATTCCGGTCGACATACGCTTCGTATTCGCTAAGTAA